A stretch of Fundicoccus culcitae DNA encodes these proteins:
- a CDS encoding DUF1002 domain-containing protein, translated as MKRFTKLFALLSASLLIAPIASSVVVLDTVSAQQTSLAQGTRLLSLGATLNEQEANQTRQLLNATDVPAENVIYVDGVTINNYLNDGSTAATDVYSSAYIEQFGPGHGIQVQIVTPENIQQVSASTYQNAAITAGVSNVTIRIATLYPVTGEGALTGVYALLEDAGVQLNQQDIQVAQKEIQVIGNVEENTQLTQDQINLIISQIKREINQYILDNGSITDEVILEIVQRNFADVEIDEATLQEIIDLIREFAETEAASDEDTQNQIDQSLLNRPWSEVLATTETVATVDDLLAGDRPDFSDQAVYHPMMQAFLNRFYELAEAGESTDFLYSHTFIFENMTPNMDQADTQALNWIRTLIYQYTEASTLEMRQAEFASMGVNFISLQEQWLQQIADYNALATNDPVLYELFTQVANASGLAPEVFIYGDVQQADTIITTMIYSDQISHFSIIDTYSFNTLDDSIAYVDATTGTTSPVANSFDFLAAYGVAVENLYQPFTTIPADFTIPGYEAPVNEEDLTNDAEDSVEETLSEEEATTEEPVDSVVEEVSDEEVE; from the coding sequence ATGAAACGATTTACTAAATTATTTGCTTTGCTATCAGCAAGCTTGCTTATAGCACCGATTGCATCTTCAGTTGTTGTCCTTGATACAGTAAGTGCCCAACAAACTAGTTTAGCTCAAGGTACACGATTGCTATCTTTAGGGGCTACTTTAAATGAACAAGAAGCCAATCAAACACGTCAATTACTCAATGCAACGGATGTTCCAGCTGAAAATGTGATTTATGTTGATGGGGTAACAATAAATAATTATTTAAACGATGGTTCTACTGCAGCGACTGATGTCTATTCATCGGCTTATATAGAACAATTTGGACCCGGACATGGTATTCAAGTTCAAATCGTCACACCTGAAAATATCCAACAAGTCAGTGCATCAACTTATCAAAACGCAGCCATTACGGCAGGGGTTTCAAATGTAACGATTAGAATTGCGACCTTATACCCTGTTACAGGTGAAGGGGCTTTAACAGGTGTTTATGCTTTATTAGAAGACGCCGGTGTGCAACTAAACCAACAAGATATTCAAGTTGCCCAAAAAGAAATACAAGTTATCGGTAACGTTGAAGAAAACACACAACTGACACAAGACCAAATTAATTTAATCATTTCACAAATAAAACGTGAAATAAATCAATATATTTTAGACAATGGATCTATCACCGATGAAGTCATTTTAGAAATCGTTCAACGTAACTTCGCGGATGTTGAGATAGATGAAGCGACATTGCAAGAAATAATTGATTTAATTAGAGAATTTGCCGAAACGGAAGCCGCTTCAGACGAAGATACACAAAATCAAATTGACCAAAGTTTATTAAATCGTCCTTGGAGTGAAGTGTTAGCAACAACGGAAACTGTTGCTACGGTGGATGACTTACTGGCTGGTGACCGTCCCGATTTTTCTGATCAAGCGGTTTATCATCCAATGATGCAAGCCTTCCTAAATCGCTTTTATGAATTAGCTGAAGCGGGAGAGTCAACTGATTTTCTCTATTCGCATACCTTCATTTTTGAAAATATGACACCGAATATGGACCAAGCAGATACACAAGCTTTGAATTGGATTCGTACATTGATTTATCAATATACAGAAGCCTCGACTTTAGAAATGCGTCAAGCTGAATTTGCTTCTATGGGCGTTAATTTCATCAGTTTACAAGAACAATGGTTACAACAGATAGCAGACTATAATGCTCTAGCGACGAATGACCCAGTTTTATATGAGTTATTTACACAAGTGGCGAATGCAAGTGGCTTAGCACCAGAAGTATTTATTTATGGTGATGTGCAACAAGCAGATACCATCATTACAACGATGATTTATTCAGACCAAATATCGCATTTTTCAATCATTGACACCTATTCATTTAATACATTAGATGATTCAATTGCTTATGTGGACGCAACGACTGGAACAACAAGTCCTGTGGCTAATAGTTTTGATTTCTTAGCTGCATACGGAGTTGCGGTTGAAAATCTTTATCAACCATTCACGACTATTCCTGCTGATTTTACCATTCCAGGTTATGAAGCACCTGTCAATGAAGAAGATTTAACTAATGATGCTGAAGACAGTGTAGAAGAAACACTTTCTGAGGAAGAAGCAACGACTGAAGAGCCCGTTGATTCTGTTGTAGAAGAAGTATCTGATGAAGAAGTAGAGTAA
- the xseA gene encoding exodeoxyribonuclease VII large subunit codes for MEKESQTTYLTVTALTQYIKRKFDVDPYMQKVWVVGEISNFRYRPNGHQYFSLKDENARIRAMVFSSTFNKIPFEVKDGMKVLVTGRISLYERNGDYQIYVDGIEPDGVGALYQALEQLKEAFAKQGLFDKLQRKIPLYPKKIAVITSPSGSVIQDIITTIKRRYPIVGITVFPTKVQGKEAVDEIVQAFNLFDDVADEYDTLILARGGGSIEDLWCFNDKEVAQAILNCKVPVISSIGHETDTTIADLVADVRAATPTAAAELAVPMLIDVVSKVNQQHDRLFYAINQIIKQMKKQVERFSESYVLSQPERLYQAYSQRLDIAQSQLIHLTQQLLNRKDQQLLFYNQRLNLVHPSKKLLDSKKVVNQLDVQLMRAINQNILWFQRQLSEQINLLDAYSPLKIMARGYSVVEQDQMVVKSIKQLSLDRPINISLVDGKLEAEILSVTELKKEKGPKDE; via the coding sequence ATGGAAAAAGAAAGTCAAACGACCTATTTGACAGTCACAGCACTTACCCAATATATTAAAAGAAAATTTGATGTTGACCCTTATATGCAAAAAGTTTGGGTTGTCGGTGAAATTTCAAATTTTAGATATCGACCCAATGGTCATCAGTATTTTAGTTTAAAAGATGAAAACGCTCGGATTCGAGCGATGGTATTCAGTTCGACTTTTAATAAAATACCTTTTGAGGTCAAAGATGGCATGAAGGTGCTCGTGACAGGACGAATTTCATTGTATGAACGTAATGGTGATTATCAAATATATGTTGATGGTATAGAGCCAGATGGTGTGGGTGCATTGTATCAAGCTTTGGAACAATTAAAAGAAGCCTTTGCTAAGCAAGGTTTATTTGATAAACTGCAAAGGAAAATCCCGCTTTATCCCAAAAAAATTGCTGTTATTACTAGCCCTTCAGGTTCAGTCATTCAAGATATTATTACCACGATTAAACGAAGATATCCCATTGTTGGTATTACCGTTTTCCCTACAAAAGTACAAGGGAAAGAAGCCGTGGATGAGATTGTCCAAGCCTTTAATTTATTTGATGACGTTGCGGATGAGTATGATACTTTAATTTTGGCTCGTGGTGGAGGTTCGATTGAAGATTTATGGTGTTTCAATGATAAAGAGGTTGCACAAGCAATTTTAAATTGTAAAGTTCCCGTTATTTCATCTATTGGACATGAAACGGATACGACGATTGCTGATTTAGTTGCGGATGTAAGAGCGGCGACACCAACAGCAGCGGCTGAATTAGCTGTTCCAATGTTAATCGATGTCGTTAGCAAAGTGAATCAACAACATGATCGCTTGTTCTATGCGATTAACCAAATAATAAAGCAAATGAAAAAGCAAGTTGAACGCTTTTCTGAATCCTATGTATTAAGTCAACCTGAACGTTTATATCAAGCTTATAGTCAACGCTTGGATATTGCGCAAAGTCAGTTAATTCATTTGACACAGCAACTATTAAACCGTAAAGATCAACAATTGCTTTTTTATAATCAAAGACTCAACTTAGTCCATCCGTCTAAAAAACTGCTAGACTCTAAAAAAGTAGTCAATCAATTAGACGTTCAATTAATGCGCGCCATTAATCAGAATATTCTGTGGTTTCAAAGACAGTTAAGTGAACAAATTAATTTACTAGATGCTTATAGTCCATTGAAAATTATGGCAAGAGGTTATTCCGTTGTAGAACAAGATCAAATGGTAGTTAAATCCATAAAACAATTATCGCTTGATAGACCCATCAATATTTCATTGGTTGATGGCAAGCTTGAGGCAGAAATATTAAGTGTGACTGAATTGAAGAAAGAAAAGGGGCCAAAAGATGAGTGA
- a CDS encoding exodeoxyribonuclease VII small subunit, with protein sequence MSELIKEPESFEQALEDLEKIVQQLEKGELPLEEALNAFQQGIALSQYCQKTLNDSEETVAKMMTKQGEVPLNGE encoded by the coding sequence ATGAGTGAATTAATTAAAGAGCCAGAAAGTTTTGAACAGGCACTTGAAGATTTAGAAAAAATTGTGCAACAATTAGAAAAAGGTGAATTACCTTTAGAAGAAGCTTTAAATGCTTTTCAACAAGGCATCGCTTTAAGTCAATATTGTCAAAAAACGTTAAATGATTCGGAAGAAACCGTTGCGAAAATGATGACGAAACAAGGAGAAGTGCCTTTAAATGGAGAATAA
- a CDS encoding polyprenyl synthetase family protein: protein MENNLLTLRTLFDSALDEQIRFVMTPIEMLKPMVYSLKNGGKRLRPLLLLSTLSIQSTDLIKSGLKTAIALEYIHTYSLIHDDLPAMDDDEIRRGQPTNHIQFDEATAILAGDALLTDAFGIIVEDDLLSAETKNKLIFELSRAAGSHGMVAGQLSDIQANEEADFDDLVTIHSLKTGKLFTFAVKAAAIIAELDEQEMQLLVDFSEHFGRAYQIHNDIMDVEGTEEGTGKKVKKDQKHHKVTYPSLLGLEASKQELKKELDAGKDKLRQLNKQTNKPYQQLNAFLDLLTLKEAS from the coding sequence ATGGAGAATAACTTATTAACATTGAGAACGTTGTTTGATAGTGCTTTAGATGAACAAATTCGTTTTGTTATGACGCCTATTGAAATGCTAAAACCAATGGTCTATTCTTTAAAAAATGGTGGCAAACGACTTCGTCCTCTATTGTTACTATCAACTTTGTCGATTCAATCGACGGATTTAATAAAATCTGGTTTGAAAACAGCGATTGCCTTAGAATATATTCATACGTATTCACTCATTCATGATGATTTACCAGCTATGGACGATGACGAAATTAGACGTGGACAACCGACTAACCATATTCAATTTGATGAAGCGACTGCCATTTTAGCAGGCGATGCTTTATTGACGGATGCCTTTGGTATTATCGTTGAGGATGACTTATTATCTGCCGAAACAAAAAATAAGTTAATCTTTGAATTAAGCCGTGCGGCTGGTTCACACGGTATGGTTGCCGGCCAACTTAGTGATATTCAAGCAAATGAAGAAGCCGACTTTGATGATTTAGTAACGATTCATAGTTTAAAAACGGGGAAGCTATTTACTTTTGCGGTTAAAGCAGCCGCAATTATTGCAGAATTAGATGAGCAAGAGATGCAATTATTAGTTGATTTTAGTGAACATTTTGGTCGAGCCTATCAAATTCATAATGATATTATGGATGTTGAAGGTACCGAAGAAGGCACAGGCAAGAAAGTTAAAAAGGATCAAAAACATCATAAAGTGACCTATCCAAGTTTATTAGGCTTAGAAGCCAGTAAACAAGAGTTGAAAAAAGAATTAGATGCAGGTAAAGATAAATTAAGACAGTTAAATAAGCAAACCAATAAGCCTTATCAGCAATTAAATGCCTTTTTAGACTTATTAACATTGAAAGAAGCATCATAA
- a CDS encoding TlyA family RNA methyltransferase, producing MKKERVDKLVVQSGLTESREQARRMIMAGQIYDANNQRYDKPGEKIDASKELHIKGKKLPYVSRGGLKLEKAIKTFDIDMTDQILLDIGASTGGFTDAALQFGALKSYALDVGYNQLAYKLRIDERVMVMERQNFRYSTPEDFTQGQPTIASIDVSFISLKLILPPLVPILKKNGSVLALIKPQFEAGKERIGKNGIIKDAQVHFEVLQEVLQFISEIGFTIQAVTFSPITGGEGNIEFLAHLINEDKKENDSWKNIDIQYIVQSAHDTFER from the coding sequence ATGAAAAAAGAGCGTGTAGATAAGTTAGTTGTTCAGTCGGGATTGACTGAATCAAGGGAACAGGCGCGACGAATGATTATGGCAGGTCAAATATATGACGCGAATAATCAACGGTATGATAAACCAGGCGAGAAAATTGATGCGAGTAAGGAACTACATATTAAAGGCAAGAAACTACCCTATGTCAGTCGAGGGGGGTTAAAACTTGAAAAAGCTATTAAAACGTTTGATATTGATATGACGGATCAAATTTTGCTAGATATTGGAGCGTCAACTGGCGGTTTTACGGACGCAGCCTTACAATTTGGTGCCCTTAAAAGCTATGCTTTAGATGTTGGTTACAATCAACTAGCTTATAAATTAAGAATCGATGAACGTGTTATGGTAATGGAGCGGCAAAATTTTAGGTATTCTACGCCTGAAGATTTTACTCAAGGTCAGCCTACCATCGCCAGTATTGACGTTTCTTTTATTTCGTTAAAATTGATTTTACCGCCATTGGTGCCTATTTTGAAAAAAAACGGGAGTGTTTTAGCACTCATAAAACCCCAATTTGAAGCAGGCAAAGAACGAATAGGCAAGAATGGGATTATTAAAGATGCCCAAGTTCATTTTGAGGTTTTACAAGAAGTGTTGCAATTTATAAGTGAAATAGGCTTTACCATTCAGGCGGTCACTTTTTCACCCATTACTGGCGGAGAAGGAAACATCGAATTTTTAGCCCATCTCATTAATGAGGATAAAAAGGAAAATGATTCTTGGAAAAATATTGATATTCAATATATCGTTCAATCGGCACATGACACATTTGAAAGATAG